A window from Planococcus maritimus encodes these proteins:
- the serS gene encoding serine--tRNA ligase, whose product MLDIRFVRENFEQVKTKLGKRGEDISVLDDFQALDQKRRELIVQTEQLKAERNEASQQIAVMKRNKENADEAIAKTREVGDQIKVIDDELHEVEEKLDYIMMRVPNIPHDSVPFGDSEDDNEEIRTWGEQPQFDFEAKPHWDIATELNIVDFERAAKVTGSRFVFYRGLGARLERALINFMMDLHQEQHGYEEMLPPYMVNRESLTGTGQLPKFEEDAFLIEKEDYFLIPTSEVPVTNFYRDDILTADMLPQAFASYSANFRSEAGSAGRDTRGLIRQHQFNKVELVRFVKPEDSYDELEKLTSHAEKVLQLLGLPYRVLKMCTADLGFTAAKKYDIEVWIPSQETYREISSCSNFEDFQARRANIKFRREAKGKPEFVHTLNGSGLAVGRTVAALLENFQQEDGSVAIPEVLQPYMGGKTTIR is encoded by the coding sequence ATGTTGGATATCCGTTTTGTACGGGAAAATTTTGAACAAGTGAAGACGAAGCTCGGTAAACGCGGGGAAGATATTTCGGTATTAGACGATTTTCAAGCGCTCGACCAGAAGCGCCGCGAACTCATTGTCCAGACTGAGCAACTGAAGGCAGAACGCAACGAGGCGTCTCAACAGATTGCCGTCATGAAGCGCAACAAGGAAAATGCTGACGAGGCGATCGCGAAAACACGCGAAGTCGGCGACCAGATCAAAGTGATTGATGACGAATTGCATGAAGTGGAGGAAAAACTCGACTATATCATGATGCGCGTGCCGAACATCCCGCACGATAGCGTACCGTTTGGCGATTCTGAAGACGATAATGAAGAAATCCGTACCTGGGGTGAGCAGCCGCAGTTCGATTTTGAAGCAAAGCCGCATTGGGACATCGCGACGGAGTTGAACATTGTCGATTTCGAACGCGCTGCTAAAGTAACGGGCAGCCGCTTCGTGTTTTACCGCGGCCTTGGGGCACGCTTAGAACGTGCGCTGATTAACTTTATGATGGACCTTCATCAGGAGCAGCATGGCTATGAGGAAATGCTGCCACCGTACATGGTCAACCGTGAGAGCTTGACGGGTACAGGGCAATTGCCGAAGTTTGAAGAAGATGCGTTCTTGATCGAAAAGGAAGATTACTTCCTCATCCCGACCTCTGAAGTACCGGTGACGAACTTCTACCGCGACGATATCTTGACTGCAGACATGCTGCCACAAGCCTTTGCTTCTTATAGCGCGAATTTCCGTTCTGAAGCGGGTTCTGCCGGACGCGATACGCGTGGGTTGATTCGCCAGCATCAATTCAATAAAGTTGAACTTGTGCGCTTTGTGAAACCGGAAGATTCTTATGACGAGCTCGAGAAGCTAACGAGCCATGCAGAGAAAGTACTGCAATTGCTAGGGCTGCCTTACCGTGTCTTGAAGATGTGCACGGCTGACCTTGGCTTTACGGCAGCGAAGAAATACGATATTGAAGTATGGATTCCGAGCCAGGAAACGTACCGTGAGATTTCTTCTTGTTCAAACTTTGAGGATTTCCAGGCGCGCCGTGCGAACATCAAATTCCGCCGCGAAGCAAAAGGCAAGCCAGAGTTCGTCCACACCTTAAACGGCAGTGGGTTGGCTGTCGGCCGTACTGTCGCCGCCTTACTTGAGAATTTCCAGCAGGAAGACGGTTCTGTGGCTATTCCTGAAGTCTTGCAGCCTTATATGGGCGGCAAAACGACGATCCGTTAA
- the tadA gene encoding tRNA adenosine(34) deaminase TadA: protein MNGMEKDHYFMGLAIEEAQKAAAKGEVPIGAVIVQGDRVIARAHNLRETTRNAVTHAELLAIQQACETLDNWRLEDTKLYVTLEPCPMCAGAILQSRIPHVVYGARDIKAGCVDSLYRLLNDERFNHQCEVTENVLADECGGLLTQFFRDLRKRNKEKRKTQA, encoded by the coding sequence ATGAACGGAATGGAAAAAGATCATTATTTCATGGGGCTGGCCATTGAAGAGGCCCAAAAAGCAGCGGCAAAAGGCGAAGTGCCGATCGGTGCGGTCATTGTCCAAGGCGACCGCGTGATCGCAAGGGCGCATAATTTGCGGGAAACGACGCGCAATGCGGTGACACACGCCGAATTGCTGGCCATTCAGCAAGCGTGCGAAACACTCGATAATTGGCGTCTTGAAGACACCAAGCTTTACGTAACGTTAGAGCCTTGCCCAATGTGCGCCGGCGCTATTTTGCAGTCGCGCATTCCCCATGTCGTCTACGGAGCGCGTGATATTAAGGCAGGCTGCGTCGATTCACTGTACCGCTTGCTAAATGATGAGCGCTTTAACCATCAATGCGAAGTAACGGAAAATGTGCTAGCGGATGAGTGCGGCGGGTTGCTTACCCAATTCTTCCGGGACTTGCGTAAACGCAATAAAGAAAAACGGAAAACCCAGGCCTAG
- the recR gene encoding recombination mediator RecR, translating to MHYPEPISKLMESFMKLPGIGPKTAARLAFFVLGMKEDTVLDFAKALVDAKRNLSFCSVCGHITDVDPCQICQDTSRDRSMICVVQDPKDVIAMEKMRDYTGLYHVLQGAISPMDGIGPEDINVPSLLTRLQDEEVKELILATNPTIEGEATAMYISRLVRPSGIRTTRIAHGLPVGGDLEYADEVTLSKALEGRRELS from the coding sequence ATGCACTACCCGGAACCTATTTCCAAACTGATGGAAAGTTTCATGAAGTTGCCAGGGATCGGGCCTAAAACAGCAGCCCGGTTGGCATTTTTCGTCCTTGGCATGAAAGAAGACACTGTGCTCGATTTTGCAAAAGCATTGGTGGATGCCAAGCGTAATTTGAGTTTTTGTTCGGTATGTGGCCATATTACAGATGTCGACCCATGCCAGATTTGCCAAGACACGAGCCGTGACCGGTCGATGATCTGTGTGGTCCAAGACCCTAAGGATGTTATTGCAATGGAAAAGATGCGTGATTACACGGGTCTTTACCACGTTTTACAAGGCGCTATCTCACCAATGGATGGAATCGGGCCAGAAGACATCAACGTTCCATCATTATTGACCCGTCTTCAAGACGAAGAAGTAAAAGAACTGATCTTGGCTACAAATCCGACGATTGAAGGGGAAGCGACAGCAATGTATATTTCCCGTCTAGTAAGACCATCAGGTATTCGAACGACACGCATCGCCCATGGGCTTCCGGTTGGAGGCGACTTGGAGTATGCGGATGAAGTGACTTTATCCAAAGCACTTGAAGGACGGCGCGAGCTTTCCTGA
- a CDS encoding deoxynucleoside kinase encodes MPVPFITVEGPIGVGKTSLTKALSEQHQFQLLKEIVDENPFLNKFYEDIEEWSFQTEMFFLCNRYKQLSDIQKKFISNQEPVVADYHIFKNLIFAKRTLPEEEYAKYEAIYKILTADMPKPNMVIYLHASLDTLMKRIKLRGREFEQMITPDYMEQLSADYHEFIERFEREHPEIPVLRFNGDELDFVQNRSDLEVILTHVEGTLEKRSLSI; translated from the coding sequence GTGCCGGTGCCATTTATCACCGTGGAAGGTCCGATCGGAGTGGGGAAAACTTCACTGACGAAAGCACTTTCAGAGCAACACCAATTTCAATTGCTAAAGGAAATCGTGGATGAAAATCCGTTTTTGAATAAATTTTATGAAGATATCGAGGAATGGAGCTTCCAAACGGAAATGTTCTTCCTATGCAATCGCTATAAGCAATTGAGCGATATCCAAAAGAAATTCATCTCCAACCAGGAGCCGGTCGTTGCGGATTATCATATTTTTAAAAATTTGATCTTTGCCAAACGGACGTTGCCTGAAGAAGAATACGCCAAATATGAAGCCATCTATAAAATCTTGACGGCCGATATGCCAAAGCCGAATATGGTCATTTACTTGCATGCGAGCCTGGATACTTTGATGAAGCGCATCAAATTGCGCGGCCGTGAATTCGAACAGATGATCACGCCTGATTACATGGAGCAATTGTCTGCAGACTACCATGAATTCATCGAACGTTTCGAGCGCGAGCATCCGGAAATTCCAGTTTTACGCTTTAACGGAGACGAACTTGATTTTGTGCAAAACCGTTCCGACCTTGAAGTGATTCTCACTCATGTAGAAGGAACACTTGAAAAAAGGAGCTTATCGATATGA
- the pdxT gene encoding pyridoxal 5'-phosphate synthase glutaminase subunit PdxT, translated as MKIGVLALQGAVREHVEAIQAGGAEAVVVKKAIQLAELDGLVLPGGESTAMRRLIDRAELLEPLRQFAEAGKPIFGTCAGLVLLAKEIEGQESAHLGVMDIMVARNSFGRQVDSFEADLAIAGIDEPFPAVFIRAPHIVRAGEDVEVLCEYGGRIVLAKSGPFLGCSFHPELTGDHRLMQLFLDMVENRELLPTTAHYSKI; from the coding sequence ATGAAGATTGGTGTATTAGCATTGCAAGGAGCGGTGCGTGAACATGTAGAGGCGATTCAAGCAGGTGGCGCTGAGGCGGTGGTGGTGAAAAAGGCTATCCAGTTGGCAGAACTCGATGGCTTGGTGTTGCCGGGCGGTGAAAGTACGGCGATGCGCAGGTTGATTGACCGCGCGGAGTTGCTGGAGCCGTTAAGACAGTTTGCGGAAGCCGGAAAGCCGATATTCGGAACGTGTGCCGGGCTGGTACTGCTGGCCAAGGAAATCGAAGGGCAAGAATCGGCGCATCTTGGGGTCATGGACATCATGGTCGCGCGCAACTCTTTTGGAAGGCAAGTGGACAGCTTTGAAGCGGATCTGGCTATTGCAGGAATCGATGAGCCGTTTCCAGCGGTCTTTATCCGCGCGCCGCATATCGTGCGTGCGGGTGAGGATGTGGAAGTCTTGTGTGAATACGGGGGACGCATTGTACTGGCGAAGAGTGGACCGTTTCTCGGCTGTTCGTTCCATCCCGAGTTGACGGGCGACCACCGGCTGATGCAGTTGTTTTTGGACATGGTGGAAAACAGGGAACTCTTGCCAACAACAGCGCACTATAGTAAAATATGA
- a CDS encoding deoxynucleoside kinase, with amino-acid sequence MNENLRDKYGIPKDAVITIAGTVGVGKSTMTKALADSLQFRTSFENVDGNPYLDLFYEDFEKWSFHLQVYFLAERFKEQKRMFEYGGGFIQDRSIYEDTGIFAKMHQEKGTMNAVDYETYTNLFDAMVMTPYFPHPDLLIYLEGSIEDILGRIQERGRAMEQQTPVEYWLEMHERYERWIDSFNACPVLRLNINDYDLMNDPECSEQIVERIGKFMQQTAVLKR; translated from the coding sequence ATGAATGAAAATTTGAGAGACAAGTATGGCATCCCGAAAGATGCTGTCATTACTATCGCAGGAACTGTAGGTGTCGGCAAATCGACGATGACCAAAGCACTTGCGGACTCGTTGCAATTCCGCACGTCTTTTGAAAACGTAGACGGCAATCCATACCTTGATTTGTTTTACGAGGATTTCGAGAAATGGAGTTTTCATTTGCAAGTTTACTTCCTAGCAGAGCGCTTCAAGGAGCAAAAGCGCATGTTCGAGTACGGCGGGGGGTTTATCCAAGACCGCTCGATTTATGAAGACACTGGGATTTTCGCGAAAATGCATCAGGAAAAAGGCACGATGAATGCCGTGGATTACGAAACGTATACGAATTTGTTCGATGCCATGGTTATGACGCCGTATTTCCCGCATCCGGATTTGTTGATTTACTTGGAAGGTTCGATCGAAGACATCCTTGGGCGCATTCAAGAACGCGGCCGCGCGATGGAGCAACAAACACCTGTTGAATATTGGCTCGAAATGCACGAACGCTATGAACGCTGGATCGATTCGTTCAATGCCTGCCCTGTGCTGCGCCTGAACATCAACGATTACGACTTGATGAACGATCCGGAGTGTTCGGAACAGATCGTCGAACGCATTGGCAAGTTCATGCAGCAAACAGCTGTATTGAAACGATAA
- a CDS encoding YbaB/EbfC family nucleoid-associated protein yields the protein MRGGGNMQGMMKQMQKMQKQMAEAQEELGTLKFEGTAGGGMVKVTVSGHKEVLDIELDPAVVDPEDVEMLQDTLIVATNEAFKKADEHANSTMGKFTKGLNIPGMF from the coding sequence ATGCGTGGTGGAGGAAATATGCAAGGCATGATGAAGCAAATGCAAAAAATGCAAAAACAAATGGCGGAGGCTCAAGAAGAGCTCGGCACATTGAAATTCGAAGGAACAGCAGGCGGCGGAATGGTCAAAGTAACCGTTTCCGGCCATAAAGAAGTTCTTGATATCGAATTGGATCCGGCAGTCGTAGACCCGGAAGATGTGGAAATGCTGCAAGATACATTGATCGTCGCAACAAACGAGGCGTTTAAAAAAGCGGATGAACATGCGAATTCTACAATGGGGAAATTCACGAAAGGCTTGAATATCCCCGGCATGTTCTAG
- a CDS encoding aminotransferase class I/II-fold pyridoxal phosphate-dependent enzyme has translation MTQRRPVVDALLEFQRRRPISFHVPGHKNGLLSGLPKELKAALVYDMTELEGLDDLHAPSSAIKEAEDLLATAYGAKKSYFLVNGSTAGNLAMVHAICGEGDHVIVQRNSHKSIFHALELAHVKPVYVAPEWDEVSKSAGAVALSTIVTAIDEYPQATAVVLTYPSYYGVASTELEAIIDYCHERNIPVLIDEAHGAHLAAGEPFPVSALAYGADVVVQSAHKTLPAMTMGSYLHVAGGLVNERMISKYLRIFQSSSPSYPIMASLDDARAYIQNYSVHDKRDFLEKRLYFISSIRRIPSLEVVETDDPLKLLLRVESRGGFQLKAALEQAGIFVELADPFQVLLILPLSKPWHAYPYADIRSRIKEAVQGVRLLEKGAPSFRPNDPPRVTVPELSFEEVDLSVQEWVPYERAIGRISAAMVTPYPPGIPLVTAGEKWTVEKVEELSDYLGAGAEIQGEHRLAEKLVSVIPW, from the coding sequence ATGACTCAAAGACGTCCAGTGGTGGATGCATTATTAGAATTTCAAAGAAGACGGCCGATTTCGTTTCATGTTCCCGGTCATAAAAACGGCCTGCTATCGGGTTTGCCGAAAGAATTAAAAGCGGCACTTGTCTATGATATGACAGAGTTGGAGGGCCTTGATGATTTGCACGCCCCCAGTTCGGCAATTAAGGAAGCGGAAGATTTGCTAGCCACGGCATACGGTGCGAAAAAAAGCTATTTTCTAGTGAATGGCTCAACTGCAGGGAATTTGGCGATGGTTCATGCGATTTGTGGAGAAGGAGATCATGTGATTGTGCAGCGCAACTCACACAAGTCTATCTTTCATGCGCTTGAACTTGCCCATGTAAAACCTGTTTATGTAGCGCCTGAATGGGATGAAGTCTCTAAAAGTGCAGGAGCTGTTGCCTTATCTACGATCGTGACCGCCATTGATGAGTATCCGCAAGCGACAGCGGTTGTTTTGACGTATCCGAGTTATTACGGCGTTGCTTCTACTGAGTTGGAAGCTATTATTGATTATTGTCATGAACGTAATATTCCGGTGCTGATCGATGAAGCACACGGGGCACATCTGGCAGCAGGGGAGCCGTTCCCTGTGAGTGCGCTGGCTTATGGAGCTGATGTGGTCGTGCAGTCTGCCCATAAAACTTTACCTGCGATGACTATGGGCTCTTACCTTCACGTAGCTGGAGGGTTGGTGAATGAAAGGATGATCAGCAAGTATTTACGGATTTTTCAATCGAGCAGCCCTTCTTACCCCATCATGGCTTCGCTTGACGATGCCAGGGCGTATATCCAGAATTATTCGGTTCACGATAAGCGGGATTTTCTAGAAAAACGCCTTTATTTCATTTCCAGTATTAGACGGATTCCTTCTCTAGAAGTAGTAGAGACGGACGATCCGCTGAAGTTACTGCTGCGTGTCGAAAGCAGAGGGGGCTTTCAATTGAAAGCGGCATTGGAACAAGCCGGTATTTTTGTAGAATTGGCGGATCCTTTTCAAGTCTTGCTGATTTTGCCCTTATCCAAGCCGTGGCATGCCTATCCGTATGCAGATATACGCAGTCGGATTAAAGAAGCTGTGCAAGGTGTGCGGCTATTAGAGAAGGGTGCGCCAAGCTTCCGTCCCAACGATCCTCCACGGGTGACAGTGCCGGAGTTGTCGTTTGAGGAAGTGGATTTATCGGTACAGGAATGGGTGCCTTATGAGAGAGCGATCGGCCGGATCTCAGCAGCTATGGTGACACCTTACCCACCTGGTATCCCGCTCGTCACGGCAGGAGAAAAATGGACGGTCGAAAAAGTGGAGGAGCTGTCGGATTATCTAGGCGCCGGTGCGGAGATACAAGGGGAGCATCGCTTAGCAGAAAAGCTGGTTTCTGTCATTCCGTGGTGA
- the dnaX gene encoding DNA polymerase III subunit gamma/tau, whose translation MAYQAFYRVYRPRTFSEMTGQTHVKQTLQNALLYDKTTHAYLFSGPRGTGKTSAAKIFAKALNCEQAPAAEPCNECFSCRSIDEGSNTDVIEFDAASNSRVEEMREIIEKVRFSPANSRFKVYIIDEVHMLSNSAFNALLKTLEEPPEHVVFILATTEPHKLPLTIISRCQRFDFKSHTQADIVARMITVLEDAKIPYNEQVLKIIAQAAAGGMRDALSLLDQVVSFSGDEMTLEDALLVTGSISQDMFYGIAEALLNKDIGQALTLLEQLVRDGKDPVRLVEDFITFFRDLLLIQTAPGLSDMLELAAFEPRFEELAKQFEATTLYNWIDILTKTQQEMRFSNHTKIYMETALLKMVQADAPVQSIGVGAPSPELEAKVTSLEQMVRELQQQLKDGGGAASAAPQAEQKKRQRSQSAFKIPTGRIQEVLKNATKPDIQAIKTNWATVMGQLQRSHSALLNDAEPVAASPDAFVLKFKYDIHCQMASENQTFAAAFSQLLEQYTGKAYTPVYVPDANWLKIREEFIRNGGLKNEGEAQEPEGQEENPFSGDGASPEEDPFVSEAERLFGKDFVEVHDD comes from the coding sequence GTGGCGTATCAAGCTTTTTACCGTGTGTACAGACCGCGGACTTTCTCGGAAATGACCGGCCAGACGCATGTCAAACAAACCCTTCAAAATGCTCTCCTTTATGATAAAACGACTCACGCGTATCTATTTTCCGGCCCACGGGGTACTGGGAAGACGAGTGCGGCGAAGATTTTTGCCAAGGCACTGAATTGCGAGCAAGCTCCAGCAGCAGAACCGTGCAACGAATGTTTTTCTTGCCGGAGCATCGATGAAGGCTCGAATACAGACGTCATCGAATTCGATGCGGCGTCCAATTCACGAGTTGAGGAAATGCGGGAGATCATTGAGAAAGTGCGTTTTTCTCCAGCTAATTCGCGTTTTAAAGTATACATTATCGACGAAGTGCATATGTTATCGAATAGTGCGTTCAACGCGTTGTTGAAAACATTGGAAGAACCACCGGAACACGTCGTCTTCATTCTCGCGACAACCGAGCCGCATAAATTGCCGCTGACAATCATTTCCCGCTGTCAACGTTTCGATTTTAAATCGCACACGCAAGCAGACATTGTGGCACGGATGATCACGGTCCTAGAAGACGCAAAGATTCCTTACAATGAACAAGTGTTGAAAATCATCGCCCAGGCAGCAGCGGGCGGTATGCGTGATGCCTTGAGTCTGCTTGATCAAGTCGTGTCATTCAGTGGAGATGAAATGACGCTAGAAGACGCGCTTTTGGTGACGGGCTCAATTAGCCAGGACATGTTTTATGGCATTGCCGAAGCGCTTTTGAATAAAGACATAGGCCAAGCGTTGACTTTGCTTGAGCAATTGGTGCGTGACGGCAAAGACCCAGTGCGTTTAGTAGAAGATTTCATTACTTTCTTCCGTGATCTCTTACTGATCCAAACGGCACCGGGGCTAAGCGATATGTTGGAACTTGCTGCATTTGAACCGCGTTTTGAAGAACTCGCAAAACAGTTTGAAGCGACAACGCTGTATAACTGGATTGATATTTTGACGAAGACCCAGCAAGAGATGCGCTTCTCGAACCATACGAAAATCTATATGGAAACCGCGCTCTTGAAAATGGTGCAAGCAGACGCGCCGGTCCAAAGCATCGGGGTGGGGGCGCCATCTCCTGAACTCGAAGCGAAAGTCACGAGCCTCGAGCAAATGGTGCGCGAATTGCAGCAACAATTGAAAGATGGCGGCGGGGCAGCGAGCGCAGCGCCTCAAGCGGAACAGAAAAAGCGCCAGCGTTCGCAAAGTGCCTTCAAAATCCCGACCGGCCGCATCCAGGAAGTGCTGAAGAATGCGACGAAACCAGATATCCAGGCGATCAAAACCAATTGGGCGACCGTGATGGGGCAATTGCAGCGCTCGCATTCGGCATTGCTCAACGATGCCGAGCCGGTAGCGGCGTCCCCGGATGCTTTTGTGTTAAAATTCAAGTATGATATTCATTGCCAGATGGCTTCTGAAAATCAGACTTTTGCGGCAGCGTTCAGCCAATTGCTCGAGCAGTATACGGGCAAGGCTTACACACCGGTTTACGTCCCGGATGCCAATTGGCTGAAGATCCGTGAAGAGTTCATCCGCAACGGCGGCTTGAAAAATGAAGGCGAAGCGCAGGAGCCGGAAGGACAGGAAGAAAATCCGTTTTCCGGTGACGGCGCAAGCCCTGAAGAAGATCCATTCGTCTCTGAGGCGGAGCGGCTCTTCGGCAAGGATTTCGTCGAAGTCCATGATGATTAA
- the ppx gene encoding exopolyphosphatase, translating to MEQEKYAIIDIGSNTIRLVIYTRDKSGRFSESENVKAVARLRNYLTDDLTLSEEGIAVLIDTLKSFQEVTRHHQLEAIKCVATAAVRQAKNQESIIQRVGEETDFTMRILSEYEEAHYGYLAVVNSMSYKNGITVDIGGGSTELTLFEGRELIHFHSFPFGALSLKKQFIEGDTPKKSELKALREFIESQFLSLDWIEGKKLPLVGIGGSARNLAQIHQEQIDYPLSGVHQYTMKRKDVEETNKWLGSMDFDELQRVEGLSRDRADIIIPAVEVFNCLMELIDAELFALSRKGLRDGVFYEEMTKDFEMPVFPNVIEESFYDLAIDYDINLTHAIHVTNSALMIVRELVDEGFLELSESDHRWVRLGSSMYNLGSYIDSESSNQHTFYLLANRTIDGLLHKERIIVALLASYKNKNLFKRNAALYEDWFTEEELDKFNIMGAVIKFAYSLNATKRDIVKDIQIESKKEELVFSIQCREDWKPEQYQVEKQKKHLEKLLKKTITVDFHE from the coding sequence ATGGAACAGGAAAAGTACGCAATTATCGATATTGGCTCGAATACCATCCGCTTGGTTATTTATACGCGAGATAAAAGTGGGCGTTTCTCAGAAAGCGAGAACGTTAAGGCGGTCGCCCGCCTGCGCAATTATTTAACGGACGATTTGACGCTTTCTGAGGAAGGCATAGCGGTATTGATCGATACCTTGAAGAGTTTTCAGGAAGTAACGCGCCACCATCAGCTCGAAGCGATTAAATGCGTAGCGACGGCTGCTGTACGGCAGGCGAAAAACCAAGAATCCATCATCCAGCGGGTTGGGGAAGAGACGGATTTTACGATGCGTATCTTATCGGAATACGAGGAAGCGCATTATGGTTATTTGGCGGTCGTCAATTCGATGTCGTATAAAAACGGCATCACGGTCGATATCGGCGGTGGCAGTACGGAATTGACCTTATTCGAAGGCCGTGAACTCATCCATTTCCACAGTTTCCCATTCGGTGCTTTATCGTTGAAAAAACAATTTATTGAAGGCGATACACCGAAAAAAAGTGAATTGAAGGCACTGAGGGAATTTATTGAAAGTCAGTTTTTATCGCTCGACTGGATTGAAGGGAAAAAATTGCCGCTGGTTGGCATCGGAGGAAGCGCACGAAACTTGGCGCAGATTCACCAGGAACAAATCGACTATCCACTATCTGGCGTACATCAGTATACGATGAAGCGGAAAGATGTGGAAGAAACGAATAAATGGCTGGGCTCGATGGACTTTGATGAGCTGCAGCGTGTGGAAGGTTTGTCGCGTGACCGTGCGGATATTATCATTCCAGCGGTGGAAGTGTTCAATTGCCTCATGGAATTGATTGATGCGGAACTGTTTGCTTTGAGCCGAAAAGGCTTGCGGGACGGTGTGTTTTACGAAGAAATGACCAAAGACTTTGAAATGCCAGTGTTTCCGAACGTCATTGAAGAAAGTTTCTACGATTTGGCGATCGACTACGATATCAACTTGACGCATGCTATCCACGTGACCAATAGCGCCTTGATGATTGTCCGAGAGTTGGTAGACGAAGGATTTCTTGAATTGTCCGAGAGCGACCATCGCTGGGTCCGCCTCGGCAGCTCCATGTACAACCTCGGTTCGTATATCGACTCCGAATCAAGCAACCAGCATACCTTTTACCTATTGGCCAACCGGACCATCGATGGGCTTTTGCACAAAGAACGCATCATCGTCGCCTTGCTCGCTTCTTATAAAAATAAAAACCTGTTCAAACGCAATGCAGCGCTTTATGAAGACTGGTTTACAGAAGAAGAGCTGGATAAGTTCAATATTATGGGTGCCGTCATTAAATTCGCCTATAGTTTGAATGCGACCAAACGCGATATCGTCAAAGACATCCAAATAGAGTCCAAAAAAGAAGAGCTTGTTTTCTCCATCCAATGTCGGGAAGATTGGAAACCTGAGCAATACCAGGTCGAGAAGCAGAAAAAGCATTTGGAAAAATTATTGAAGAAAACGATTACCGTCGACTTTCATGAATGA
- a CDS encoding alpha/beta fold hydrolase, translating into MNEVEFQFVETNGIRLHTAVAGPEQGELVVLLHGFPEFSYGFHHQMEALAARGYRVVAPDQRGYHLSDKPERIEAYTIDQLRDDITGLIEAFGETSAVIVGHDWGGAVAWHLAATRPEYVKKLIAINIPHPAAMPRVFMKNPMQWVKSSYMVFFQLPDVPERLMAANDFEWMTQAMKGTARRGAFTEQELERYREAWGQKGALSGMLNWYRALRKGSLNQIPIRPVEVPTLILWGVGDPFLSPMLAKESLKFCADAELVWIGEATHWVQHEQPAIVNRLIREFIA; encoded by the coding sequence ATGAACGAAGTGGAATTTCAGTTTGTAGAAACGAATGGCATCCGGCTTCATACAGCTGTAGCCGGTCCGGAGCAGGGAGAACTTGTTGTATTGCTGCACGGCTTTCCGGAATTCTCTTATGGGTTTCACCATCAAATGGAGGCACTCGCTGCCCGGGGCTACCGTGTAGTAGCACCCGATCAGCGCGGCTATCATTTGAGCGATAAGCCTGAGCGCATTGAAGCGTATACGATCGATCAATTGCGCGATGATATCACCGGATTGATTGAAGCATTCGGGGAAACTTCAGCAGTGATCGTCGGCCATGACTGGGGAGGGGCTGTAGCTTGGCATTTGGCAGCGACGCGGCCTGAGTATGTCAAAAAACTCATCGCTATTAATATTCCGCATCCTGCAGCGATGCCAAGAGTCTTCATGAAAAATCCCATGCAATGGGTGAAAAGCTCGTATATGGTGTTTTTCCAACTGCCGGATGTACCGGAACGGCTAATGGCTGCAAACGATTTCGAATGGATGACACAAGCGATGAAAGGGACTGCAAGACGAGGGGCATTTACAGAACAGGAACTGGAACGATACCGGGAAGCGTGGGGGCAAAAAGGGGCCTTGAGCGGCATGCTCAATTGGTACCGCGCATTGCGAAAAGGCAGTCTTAACCAAATTCCGATCAGGCCAGTAGAGGTACCGACCCTAATCCTGTGGGGTGTGGGCGACCCGTTTTTGTCGCCGATGCTGGCCAAAGAAAGTTTGAAGTTTTGCGCGGATGCCGAACTGGTCTGGATCGGTGAGGCGACTCACTGGGTGCAACATGAACAACCAGCCATTGTGAATCGCTTGATCCGAGAATTTATCGCATGA